The Corynebacterium mycetoides genome includes the window CGCGTTGGCCATAGCCACGCCGAGTCCGGACCACGCCAGCATCTCGCAGTCGTTGGGCATGTCGCCGAACGCCACCACGTCCTCGGCGCTCACTCCGTAGTGCGAGGCGAGGGCGGAGACGCCGGTGGCTTTGGTCACCCCCGGGCTGGAGATTTCTATCAACCCTTCGTCCATGGAATAGGTGATGTGCGCCTCGGAAGTGTCGATGACCGGGGCGATGAGGTCGAACATTTCGGCAGAGTGCATCTCGGCGCACCGGACCAGCAGCTTCGCCGCAGGAACCGAGACGAGTTCTGAGACGGGGGCGACGCCGAAGCGGGGGTCCCACGCATCCGGGTTGTAGTCGGGGGTGACTAGGAACACCTCGTCTTCCGGGTCGAGCGCTGACTGCCCGACGCGTTCGACTCCGTAGCCCCAGCGCACGCCCAGCGGGCGGAATACCGCATCGACGTCGGCGACGACTTGGGCCATCAGCTCGGAGTCGAGCTCGAAGGCGCGCAGCACCTCGTCGCGGGCGGGGTCGTACGTCACAGCGCCGTTCGCGCAGACGCAGACCGGGGAAATGGGGAGCTGGTCCAGCACCGGCATGAGCCAGCGGTGCGGGCGCCCCGTGGCCAGTCCGAAGTGCGCGCCCGAACGCACGGCGCGCATGACCACGTCACGCAAGCGTGGGGTGACGCGTCCGGCGCTGGTGAGGAAGGTTCCGTCGATGTCGCTGATGATGAGCCGTGGCGTCACGTCTGATCCGGCCTACTTTCCGTGCTTTCGGTCGGCGCGCTCGGCTCTCTCCCGCCGGTACATTTCCTTGGCTTCTTCCAGGGTGGGGGCGGCGCCGCCCATAGAGGCCGGGATCCACCGTTCGCCGTCGGGGAAGGGGCCGAAGCGCTCCGCGTACTCCGCGCGGTTGAGCTCGAGGAGCTCTCCCAGCGCCTGCTTCAGGCGAGCCGTCACTTCTTCCGGGGTTCCCTCGAGGGAGACCGGCTCCCCGTACCGGATGATCACGGGAATTTTGGCGCGCCCGAGGTGGCGGGGCAGGTCCTTTGTCCAGATGCGCTGGGAGCCCCAGATGGCGCACGGGATCAGGGGTGCGCCGGCGCGCTGGGCGATGCGCGCCGCGCCCGTCTTGAAGTCGGAGAGCTCGAAGGAGCGGGAGATGGTGCCCTCGGGGAAGATGCCGACGAGTGCGCCTCTGTTTTGAATCCAGTCCACCGCCGAGTCAATGCTGTCTGCCCCCGCCGCGCGGTCCACGGGCACGTGGCGCATCCCGCGCATGAGCGGGCCGATGACGGGTGCGGAGAACACCTCCTTTTTCGCCATGAAGCGCACGAGGCGCTTGCCCGCGACGTGCGGGCCCACGGCGCTGAAAATGAAGTCGAACCAGCCGGTGTGGTTCGCGGCGATGAGCGCCCCGCCGGTCGCGGGGATGTTATCCAAGCCGCGGACCAGCGTGAACGTGCCCTGGGCGCGGAATACCTTCTTGATCGCGCTTTCTATCCACTGATAGAAATAGTCCTTGCGCTCCTCCTCGTGGGGCGGCGGAGGCGAGTAGTCGTCGGGGACCTCGAACAGGCCCTGAATCGTCGTCACCGCTGGACCTCCAGGACGTCTTTGCCCACCCACGGGCGCAGCGCCTCCGGCACAACGACCGAGCCGTCCGCCCGCTGGTTGTTTTCTAGGATGGCGACGAGCCAGCGCGTCGTGGCCAGGGTGCCGTTGAGGGTGGCGGCGGTCTGGGTTTTTCCGGAAGCGTCGCGGTAGCGCGTCGCCAAGCGGCGGGCCTGGAAAGTGGTGCAGTTCGACGTAGAGGTGAGCTCGCGGTAGGTGTTCTGGGAAGGCACCCACGCCTCGGTGTCGAACTTGCGCGCGGCGGAGGAGCCGAGATCGCCCGCGGCGACGTCGATGACGCGGTAGGGAACCTCCACGGCGGAGAGCATGTCGCGTTCGAGCCCGAGCAGTCTGCGGTGCATGTCCTCGGCGTCCTCGGGGGCGCAGTAAACAAACATCTCCAGCTTGTCGAACTGGTGGACGCGCAGGATGCCCTTCGTGTCCTTGCCGTAGGACCCCGCCTCCCGGCGGAAGCAGGAGGACCAGCCGGCGTAGAGCAGCGGGCCGTTGGACAGGTCGATGATCTCGTCCTTGTGGTAGCCGGCGAGCGCCACCTCGGAAGTGCCCACGAGGTACATGTCGTCGCGCTCGAGGTAGTAGATCTCCTCGTCGTGGGCGTCGAGGAACCCGGTGCCCGCCATGATGTCCGGGCGGACCAGCACGGGCGGGATGACCACCGTGAAGCCGGCCTCGCGCGCCTTCTGGGCGGCGAGCATGAGCATGCCGAGCTGGAGCCACGCGCCGTCGCCCACGAGGTAGTAGAACCGGGCGCCGCCGACCTTGGTACCGCGCTTCATGTCGATGATGCCCAGCGCCTCGCCCAGGTCGAGGTGGTCGCGCACCTCGAAGTCGAACTCGGGGATCTCACCGACGTGCTCGAGGACTTCGAAGTCCTCCTCGCCGCCGGCGGGCGCGCCCTGAATGACGTTGGAGATGCGGTACTGCAGCGCCTCCACGGCCTCCTCGGCCTGGGCCTGGGCGGCCTCGGCGTCCCGCACGCGCGCTTTGAGCTCGTTGGACCCCTCCAGCAGCGCCGGGCGATCCTCGGGGGCGGCCTGGCCGATCTTCTTGCCAAACGCCTTCTGCTCGCCGCGCAGCTCATCCGCGGCCGCGATGGCGCTGCGCCGCGCCTCATCCGCCTGGAGCAGCTGGTCGACCAGGGATGGGTCTTCCCCGCGAGCCCGTTGGGACTCGCGGACGACGTCGGGGTTTTCGCGCAGGAACCTGAGATCAATCACAACAATGCACTCTACCTTGCGCATGGGACGTCCCCGCGTCAATTGCTGGTCATAACCACCGGGAGTATGATTTCCCGCATGCACATTTCCGACGGAGCCGTCCCCAAACACGCGCAGCTGCGCGCCATCCTGGAGGACATGTGCGACACCGAGCTCAAGCCGGGCGACCCTTTGCCCGGCGAACGAGCCCTGGAGGAGTGCTACGGGGTCAGCCGCATCACCGTGCGCCGCGCGATCGGCGACCTGGTGGCCGCCGGCCGGCTGCGCCGCGTGCGCGGCAAGGGCACCTTCGTCGCGCCCAGCCCGCTGGTCAGCCGGCTGCACCTGGCATCGTTTTCCGACGAGATGGAGGCCCAGCGGGTCGTCGCCAGCTCCCGCATCCTGCTCTCAGGCCGCGCGGCCCCGCCCGAATTCGTCTCCGAGTTCTTCGGCACCGACCCTTCTACCGCCCACATCCACCTGCGCCGCCTGCGGCTCGGCGACGGCGAGCCCTACGCCATCGACGATGCCTGGTACAACGGCACCCTCGTGCCCGACCTGCTGGAAAACGACGTGTACAAGTCGGTGTACACGCTGCTCGAGCAGGACTACGGCCTCGGCATCACCGAGGCCGACCAGACCGTCAGCGCGGTCACCGCGAGCGAGGCCAACGCCTCGCTTCTCGACGTCTCCCCCGGCGCGGCCGTCCTCCACATCGTGCGCTACGCCCGCAGCGGCAGCCAGAGCGTCGAGCTGTGCTCCTCGGTCTACCGCAGCGACCGCTACCACCTGACCACCCGGGTGGCACGCTCAACCGAGCACACGCAGTAAGGCACAATAGTTCGCATGGTATCTACCGCAGCAAGCGTGCGCTCCGTCCTGCTCGCCGTCGTGGCGGGTGCGGTGGCGGCGGGCTCCTACACGTTCGTCGCCGCGTCGGCGGGCTCCTCCCCGGCGACGTCGGCGCAGGCGTCGACAAGCGCGGGCGCGACCACGGCAACCTCCACCCAGCCGGGTGAGGAAGGCGCGGTGGCCCCGTTCACCACGGCCGACCAAGGCGCGTGCCTGACCTGGCAGGTCGCCGACGACGGGACCATCTCCGGCTTCGAGCAAACCGACTGCACCCAGGAGCACCGCTTCGAGGTCTCCACCCGCGAAGACCTCGCCGCCTTCCCCTCCTCCGAGTTCGGTGCGGACGCGGCGATGCCCAGCCAGACCCGCCAGGCCCAGCTGCGCGAGGAGCTGTGCGGGGCGTCGACCGTGAACTACCTCGAGGGCGTCTACGACCCGAACGGGCGCTACTCCATCGCCTCCATCCTCCCGCCGGCGGACGCGTGGGAGCGCGGCGACCGCACGATGCTGTGCGGTCTCCAGGTCACCGACTCCACGGGCACCCCGGTCGTGACCACCGGGCGTGTGGCCGAGCAGGACCAGGCCCGCGTGCTCGAGCCCGGCCAGTGCGCCGTGACGGACGCATCCAACGCCCTGCGCATGGTCGAGTGCGGCGAGCCCCACCACCTGGAGGTCACCTCGGTGGTGTCCATGGCGGAGACCTTCCCCGACCACACGCCGAGCGTGGAAGAGCAGGATACCTATCTCGGGGACGTCTGTACCGCCGCCGCCCACGACTACCTCGGCGGGGAAGAGAACCTCTACCAAACCGCGCTGCAGCCGTTTTGGACCACGCACTCCCCGGCCGCCTGGGAAGGCGGCAGCCGCAGCGTGAACTGCGCCCTCGTCTACGCCAACAACGGTCAGTTCGCCACACTGACCGGGTCCGCGAAGCAGGGCCGCGACGGTTTGCGTATCGACGGCAACCCGCCCCCCGAGCGGCCCGAGCGCCGCCCCCTGCGCGAGAACCCCGCGAACAACGCCCCCGTCGCCTCGGCGAACCAGGAACCGGGCGCACAGTAAGCGATGCTTTCCACCCAGGAGGAGTTCGAGGGCATGATCAATGACGCCCTCAACGACATCCCGGAGCGATTCGCCCGCGCGATGACGAACCTCGTCGTCCTCGCGCGCGACTTCAATCCGGAGGAGCCCACCATGCTCGGGCTGTTCGAGGGAGTGCCGCTGACTGAGCAGCACGCCAACCACGCCGGATTCCTCCCCAACGCGATCTTCCTCTACAAAGACGCCCACGAGGCGGTGTCCGCGGACGTGGGCGAGCTCCGCGAGCAGGTGCGCATCACCGTGTTCCACGAGGTCGGCCACTACTTCGGGTTCGAGGAGCACCAGCTCCACGAGCTCGGGTGGGGCTAAGCCCCTAGCTCAGCGGGTACGTTCCCCACTGCTCGACGCGCCAGGAGCCGAACTCGCCTTGCGGGTCGATCACCACGTAGTGGCAGTTCGGCAAGTACGCCTGCTCAGCGAAGTCCGGGTCGACGTCGGTGGCGTTGGCGGCGAACGCGCGGATCGCCCCGCCGTGGGAGACCACAACGGTGTCCCCCTCACGGGATACAGGGGTTATAAGGGGCTCGACCGCCGTGCGGTAGCGGGTGAGGAAAACGTCGAGGGAGTCGCCACCGTCGATAAGCGAGTCCAGCTTGCGCCGGTAGAAGCCGCGGAACGCGCCGTGGTAGGCCTCGTGGGCCTCGCGCGTGTTCATCATTTCCCAGCGCCCGGCCTGGACTTCGTGGAGCCCGTCGAGGGCGGGGATGGACTCGAAGTGCTCGCCGAAGGCGATCTCCCCGGTCTGCCGCGCGCGCAGCGCCTGCGAGGTGACCACGCGCGCGGGAGAGAAGCGCTCCATGATCTCGGCGCCGGCGTCGCGCGCCTGGGCGCGGCCGAGGTCGGTCAATTCCGCGCCGGGCAGGGCGGTGTCGAGGTGCCGGCCAACATTCGAGGTGGTTTGGCCATGCCTGAGCAGAATCAGCATTTATGCTCCTTCCCGGGCCGAGTCGACCCACTCTTGCGCGGCCCGCAGCCGGGCGGCGTTATCCCTGGTCCGTGCCGCGCCCGACCCCTTCGCCCGAGGCCACGAACCGAGGAACGTGATCTGACTGGCCCGCAGGTACAGGCTGCGCAGCGCCTCGTAGACGGGGATGTCGTCGATGTGTCCCACGAGGTCCACGAAAAAATTGTAGGTGTTGCGCTCCGCGCGCGTCGGGCGGGACTCAATGCGGCTCAAGTCCACGCCGCGGTAGGCGAATTCCTGCAGGGCGCCGACCAGGGTGCCGGGCTCGTTGGGTAGCTGGAACACCACGAAGGTGCGGTCGTTGCCCGTGCGCGCCGGCGGCGCCCCGGTCCGGCCGGCCAGCACGAAGCGGGTGCGGGCCGCGGTGATGTCGGCGACGCGGTCGGCGTGGACCTCCAGGCCGAAAAGCTCGGCCGCCCGGCGCGGGGCCGCCGCCACGTCGACCTCGCCGTGCGCGACGAGCTCGGCCGCCGCCGCGTTGGACGCCGCCGCCTTATACTCCGCGCCGGGCACGTTGGCCGCCATCCACTTCTTCACCTGCTGGTAGCCCACGGGGTGGGTGGCAAACGTCGCGGCATCCTCCAGCGAGGCGCCGGGGCGCGTCATGATGGCGAAGGAGATCTCGAGCTCGGTCTCGCCGTAGATCTGGATGCCGGGGGATTCGATCAGCGCGTCGGTGGTCGAGGTCACCGCCCCGTCGACGGAGTTCTCGATGGCCACAACAGCCCACCGCACGCGGCCGTCGCGCACGGCATCCAGCGCTTCGGCGGGCGAGGCCACGGGCACCAGCTCCACGTCCGCAAGCCCGAACTCCCCCACCGCCTGCTCTGTAAACGTGCCGTGCGGACCAAGGAATGCGACGCGGTTCATGCCTTAAAGTTACTGCATGCGCACCACGCCCGAGCGGATCCGGCTGGAGATCCTCATCGTCTTAGCCGTCACCTTCGGCCTGTCCGGGGTGCGCTCGATTCTCAGGCTTATCGACGCCCTCGCAGCCGCCCCGGCCCTCAACGAACAGCAGGTCACTCTCAACGACACCACCTCGACGGTCACGTGGCTGGACCTGGCGCTGCAGCTGTGCTCCGCGGGCATGCTGTTCGCGTGGGGCGCGCTCGCCCTGTTCCTCCTCGGCCAGCGCCTGGCACTCCCGCGCGTGGGCGATTGGGGGCGCGGGGCGGTGCTCGCGGCCGTGATCGGGCTGCCCGGCCTGGCGCTCTACGTCGTCTCCCTGCACTTCGGGTGGACGAAGGAAGTGGTCCCCGCCACCGAGGCGGTGCAGGTGCCCACGCTTCTGCTGTGGTCCTTCGCCAACGCCTTCGGCGAGGAGGTCGTGGTGGTGATGTGGTTTGTCACCCGCCTACGCCAGCTGGGCTGGGCGCCGTGGGCGGCGATCGCCGCGTCCTCGGTGTTGCGCGGCAGCTACCACCTGTACCAGGGGGTTTCCGCCGGGTTCGGCAACATTGTCATGGGGGTGGTCTTCGGCGCGTATTACCACCGCACCGGCAAGGTGTGGCCGCTGATACTCGGCCACTTTCTCATCGACGCGTTCGCGTTCGTCGGCTACCAGTACCTCGACTTGTCGTGGCTGGGGCTAGGCACACGCGCTGGGTAAGCTTTCGACCATGCCAACGACTCCTCACTCGAACGACCCGAGGGACAACCTGGGCGACTACCTGCTGGGCAAGGACGGCAAGCCCATCGTGGACCGCTACGGTCGCCCCGTCCGCCGCAGGGCCGCGCGCGTCGAGCGAGTCGAGCGGCCTGTGGAACGGCCTGCAGACAGGCCTGTGGAACGGCCCCGCCAGTACGTGCCGCCGCAGGAGACGCGCCAGTACGAGCCGCGCCGCACGCCTCAGCGCCCCGCGAACACGCAGCGCCCGCCCGTGCGCCGTCCGCGCCGGGCGGAACCCGCGCCGATGGCGGTGTCGCGCTCCCGCGTCGCCGCCCCTGCCCCCGCGCCCGTGGCGCGCAGGCGCAGGAAAGCCCCGGGCTGTGTCGCCGTGCTCGCCCTCCTCCTTGTCATCGTCGTCGCCGCAGTACTGCTTGCCGACGCCCGCCTCAACCGCGTCGACGCCCTGCCCGATCAGCGCATCGGCAACACCGCGGGCACCAACTGGCTGCTGGTCGGTTCCGATTCCCGCTCCGGGCTCAGCGAGGAGGACATCGCGCGCTACGGCACCGGGGGCGATCTGGGCGTCGGGCGCACCGACACGGTCATGCTGCTGCACCTGCCGCTATCCGGCCCCGCGACCCTGGTCTCCATCCCGCGCGACTCCTATGTGGAGGTGCCCGGGTACGGGATGGACAAGATCAACGCCGCCTTCGCCTACGGCGGGCCGAAGCTGCTGGCAGAGACGGTGGAGCACAACACGGGCTTGCGCGTGGACCGCTACATGGAGATCGGCATGGGAGGCCTCGCCGGGGTTGTCGACGCCATCGGCGGGGTGGAGATCTGCGTCGTCGAGCCGATCGACGACCCGCTGGCCAACCTCAACGTCGCACCCGGCTGCCAGATGATGGACGGGGCGACCGGGCTGGGATACGTGCGCACCCGCGCCACCGCGCTGGGCGACCTCGACCGCGTCGGGCGCCAGCGCGAGTTCCTCAGCGCTGTCGTGGACAAGGTCACCTCGCCGGCGGTGCTGGCCAACCCGTTCCGCGTGATCCCGCTGATATGGGCAGCCCCGGAGCTGTTCACCGTGAACAAGAACGACCACATCTGGAACCTGGCCCGCGTCGCCCTCGCGATGCGCGGCGGGTTGCAGACCGAGACGGTGCCGCTCGGCGGGTTCGCCGACACTGAGGTGGGCAACGTCATGCTGTGGGACGACGCCGGCGCTGAGGCGCTGTTCGCCTCGCTGCGCTAAACCGCGGAGGGCAGGCCCGGAAGACCTCAGCGCTAAAATCGCCCGAAAAACGGCCCGAAAATACGCTGAGGTCTTCCGCTTTAGCTGATCAACGCGCCTGCCACGTCCCCGCGGCGACCATGTCACGCTTGCGCTGCTCCCAGAAGTCGGCGCCGCGGATGCCCAGTGCTTCCGGGTCGAACTGCGGGTCGAGGCCGGCCTTCTTCTGCCGGCGGTAGTCCCACAGGCACTTCAGCGCCGGGCCCTGAATGACCAGGATGGCCAGGATGTTCAGCCAGGCGGTGGTGCCCACGCCGATGTCGCCGAGCGCCCAGGCCGTGCCCGGGGTGGTGGTCGCGCCGACAAAGACGGAGACGAGGATCAGGGCGCGCAGCACCCAGATCATCGCCCGGCGCGCGGTGTCGTTGTGCACCCAGCGGTTGAGGTAGGCGAAGTTGACCTCCGCCAGGTAGTAGTACGCCAGAACGGTGGTGAACGCGAAGAACGCGATCGCGAGCGCGACGA containing:
- a CDS encoding lysophospholipid acyltransferase family protein, coding for MTTIQGLFEVPDDYSPPPPHEEERKDYFYQWIESAIKKVFRAQGTFTLVRGLDNIPATGGALIAANHTGWFDFIFSAVGPHVAGKRLVRFMAKKEVFSAPVIGPLMRGMRHVPVDRAAGADSIDSAVDWIQNRGALVGIFPEGTISRSFELSDFKTGAARIAQRAGAPLIPCAIWGSQRIWTKDLPRHLGRAKIPVIIRYGEPVSLEGTPEEVTARLKQALGELLELNRAEYAERFGPFPDGERWIPASMGGAAPTLEEAKEMYRRERAERADRKHGK
- a CDS encoding histidine phosphatase family protein, encoding MLILLRHGQTTSNVGRHLDTALPGAELTDLGRAQARDAGAEIMERFSPARVVTSQALRARQTGEIAFGEHFESIPALDGLHEVQAGRWEMMNTREAHEAYHGAFRGFYRRKLDSLIDGGDSLDVFLTRYRTAVEPLITPVSREGDTVVVSHGGAIRAFAANATDVDPDFAEQAYLPNCHYVVIDPQGEFGSWRVEQWGTYPLS
- a CDS encoding Cof-type HAD-IIB family hydrolase, which gives rise to MTPRLIISDIDGTFLTSAGRVTPRLRDVVMRAVRSGAHFGLATGRPHRWLMPVLDQLPISPVCVCANGAVTYDPARDEVLRAFELDSELMAQVVADVDAVFRPLGVRWGYGVERVGQSALDPEDEVFLVTPDYNPDAWDPRFGVAPVSELVSVPAAKLLVRCAEMHSAEMFDLIAPVIDTSEAHITYSMDEGLIEISSPGVTKATGVSALASHYGVSAEDVVAFGDMPNDCEMLAWSGLGVAMANANPVVLDVADTVTVSNDEDGVAKVLEQWF
- a CDS encoding septum formation family protein, with product MVSTAASVRSVLLAVVAGAVAAGSYTFVAASAGSSPATSAQASTSAGATTATSTQPGEEGAVAPFTTADQGACLTWQVADDGTISGFEQTDCTQEHRFEVSTREDLAAFPSSEFGADAAMPSQTRQAQLREELCGASTVNYLEGVYDPNGRYSIASILPPADAWERGDRTMLCGLQVTDSTGTPVVTTGRVAEQDQARVLEPGQCAVTDASNALRMVECGEPHHLEVTSVVSMAETFPDHTPSVEEQDTYLGDVCTAAAHDYLGGEENLYQTALQPFWTTHSPAAWEGGSRSVNCALVYANNGQFATLTGSAKQGRDGLRIDGNPPPERPERRPLRENPANNAPVASANQEPGAQ
- a CDS encoding GntR family transcriptional regulator; translation: MHISDGAVPKHAQLRAILEDMCDTELKPGDPLPGERALEECYGVSRITVRRAIGDLVAAGRLRRVRGKGTFVAPSPLVSRLHLASFSDEMEAQRVVASSRILLSGRAAPPEFVSEFFGTDPSTAHIHLRRLRLGDGEPYAIDDAWYNGTLVPDLLENDVYKSVYTLLEQDYGLGITEADQTVSAVTASEANASLLDVSPGAAVLHIVRYARSGSQSVELCSSVYRSDRYHLTTRVARSTEHTQ
- the serS gene encoding serine--tRNA ligase: MIDLRFLRENPDVVRESQRARGEDPSLVDQLLQADEARRSAIAAADELRGEQKAFGKKIGQAAPEDRPALLEGSNELKARVRDAEAAQAQAEEAVEALQYRISNVIQGAPAGGEEDFEVLEHVGEIPEFDFEVRDHLDLGEALGIIDMKRGTKVGGARFYYLVGDGAWLQLGMLMLAAQKAREAGFTVVIPPVLVRPDIMAGTGFLDAHDEEIYYLERDDMYLVGTSEVALAGYHKDEIIDLSNGPLLYAGWSSCFRREAGSYGKDTKGILRVHQFDKLEMFVYCAPEDAEDMHRRLLGLERDMLSAVEVPYRVIDVAAGDLGSSAARKFDTEAWVPSQNTYRELTSTSNCTTFQARRLATRYRDASGKTQTAATLNGTLATTRWLVAILENNQRADGSVVVPEALRPWVGKDVLEVQR
- a CDS encoding metallopeptidase family protein; translation: MLSTQEEFEGMINDALNDIPERFARAMTNLVVLARDFNPEEPTMLGLFEGVPLTEQHANHAGFLPNAIFLYKDAHEAVSADVGELREQVRITVFHEVGHYFGFEEHQLHELGWG
- a CDS encoding LCP family protein: MPTTPHSNDPRDNLGDYLLGKDGKPIVDRYGRPVRRRAARVERVERPVERPADRPVERPRQYVPPQETRQYEPRRTPQRPANTQRPPVRRPRRAEPAPMAVSRSRVAAPAPAPVARRRRKAPGCVAVLALLLVIVVAAVLLADARLNRVDALPDQRIGNTAGTNWLLVGSDSRSGLSEEDIARYGTGGDLGVGRTDTVMLLHLPLSGPATLVSIPRDSYVEVPGYGMDKINAAFAYGGPKLLAETVEHNTGLRVDRYMEIGMGGLAGVVDAIGGVEICVVEPIDDPLANLNVAPGCQMMDGATGLGYVRTRATALGDLDRVGRQREFLSAVVDKVTSPAVLANPFRVIPLIWAAPELFTVNKNDHIWNLARVALAMRGGLQTETVPLGGFADTEVGNVMLWDDAGAEALFASLR
- the pheA gene encoding prephenate dehydratase translates to MNRVAFLGPHGTFTEQAVGEFGLADVELVPVASPAEALDAVRDGRVRWAVVAIENSVDGAVTSTTDALIESPGIQIYGETELEISFAIMTRPGASLEDAATFATHPVGYQQVKKWMAANVPGAEYKAAASNAAAAELVAHGEVDVAAAPRRAAELFGLEVHADRVADITAARTRFVLAGRTGAPPARTGNDRTFVVFQLPNEPGTLVGALQEFAYRGVDLSRIESRPTRAERNTYNFFVDLVGHIDDIPVYEALRSLYLRASQITFLGSWPRAKGSGAARTRDNAARLRAAQEWVDSAREGA
- a CDS encoding CPBP family intramembrane glutamic endopeptidase — its product is MRTTPERIRLEILIVLAVTFGLSGVRSILRLIDALAAAPALNEQQVTLNDTTSTVTWLDLALQLCSAGMLFAWGALALFLLGQRLALPRVGDWGRGAVLAAVIGLPGLALYVVSLHFGWTKEVVPATEAVQVPTLLLWSFANAFGEEVVVVMWFVTRLRQLGWAPWAAIAASSVLRGSYHLYQGVSAGFGNIVMGVVFGAYYHRTGKVWPLILGHFLIDAFAFVGYQYLDLSWLGLGTRAG